In Setaria viridis chromosome 5, Setaria_viridis_v4.0, whole genome shotgun sequence, the genomic stretch AAGGGAACTGATATCTTGCAGTAGAAAGAGCCTGTCAGCTGTCACTAGGATAACAAAACCCTAGCTTCCTCGATCAGAGAAACTGATGGTAGTTGAACAGATCCAGTGCATCGCTTGGGTATAGGATCAGGAGATATTAAGACATGTAATGCTGGTTAATAAACGGGAAATATATTCATTATTCTCAAGGTACAATTCTCACAATTTACACTTGTTTGTAATCTTTTACATGTTAGAACAGACAGAAAAACATCTTCCCTGCCCTTAGAGGCTAAACATCAGAAAATGAGGCTACCAACTAGGAATGATGTTAAGGGAACCGTCAAATTGTCATCCAGTTCTGTGCTAATTGGGTGTGATTCAACAAGTGCAGCAGCAATAGACACCACAAGGAAGCCTAACGCCATGTACCATGTTTCCTCAATAAAACCAAAAGTGTGGAAGTAATGCATGTACCTGAACAATATGAAACTGAATGATTCTAAAAGAAGCAGATGCAATCAAGAATTCAGTAATTCATCAGACATTACCCAACTGAAGCCAGAAAACCAGCGACCGCCATTGCTATGCTTCCAGCATATGATTTATTGGGGTTGTATGGAAGCTTCTCTTTACCTAGATGTCTCCCCACTACATCAGCTATACCTGGGAATGCATAGACAGGAGTAATTAATTAATATTCATGTTTGCAGTATGAAGCCATTTAGAATATGCAGAAATAGgaattttttcttttatcaagAAATAAAAGGAGCAAATTAGTGTCGTACAGTTTCCAACAACTATGTGAAGGACTACCAAACTATGCTGCAAATGAAAGGTTTATTCTAGGATTGAAAGTGCCAAATGCAGATCTACGAACATACCATCCCCAGCACATAAGTTGCAGACAAGTGCTATAGCAATTGGTGAGCTTCTCCATAATACAGAAGTGGCAAAAGTTATAGTGGTAGCATAATACAGTGGGCCCTTGAGAAGTTCCCTGCGTTCAAGAGAACATTTCAGTTACTAGAGGGCCACGACTTGAAGTATCAACATACGAAGGACAGGTCTGAGAAAAATCCGTATCAAATGACCAACTATGTGTATTTGTAACTGAACCTGTAATCTCCAGAGCGGCTCATTGATTTAACCATAGCTTCATTTTTCATTAGTCCAATCCCCAGTAGAAACATCCTTATAATATTAACCCCTGGTGCTAGTGCAGCAAGGAAAGGAGCATATGTTCCAGAGCTGTATGGAATGTCAGAATATGAACACTAGAATGATGATATAAAATAACTTGGGCATCTGAGGATGTTATTACCTGAAAAGAGGCCAAAACAGCAAGAACACCAGCCCAACACTTATATGAACAAGTTTCCTGCTGAGTTTCTGCACAAAAGTAAAATGCATTTTTCATTACATACTGCGCTTTGAGTCAGCCTGGAATAGTTGAAAAACAGGGTGCACTGCGGCATAAGTCCAAAAGGTTCACAAAGCTTTGTTTTTTGGTAACAACACAATGTTTTTTCCACTCTTTCTAAATGTATTTAATGATAGCCGCTGAACCCTCGTTAGTAactgaaaataaatatttaaactCATCATTCAGCACTAAGCAATATCTTTTTACCAAAGGTTATTTGTGTGGGATTTGACTACGAGTTCATCACCaatttcacctaaaaatatccTATCTCACAGTAACAACCAAACAGATACTTCTGAAAGGCACAGCTAATATTTAGCACTTGGCAGCGCAGAACTCCTGTCCTGTGTCACCTGAACAATAAGTTTACTGCAAATCTGCAATACCTCATTGCAGTGATACTCAACTTATGTAAAAGCAAGAAAAAATAAATGACTCACTCCATTCACTGTGACCAAAATTGCACTTTCGAAAAGCATAATTCACAGTTCACAACTCATTCTGGAATCTGGAGTTACAACCGAGTGAAGCACTGGCCTCCTTCAGTACTGGTCACAGAAGATTCTGACGCGAGTACGGAGCACCGTAGTATTTCAGTGGACTGACAGTGATGATGATTGATGCGATACTCACGGCTTCTGTAACTTCAGCAGCAACGAGCCCACGAACCATTGTGTAGTTTGAACATGCAAATTGTACTTCAAACGAGCACAGTTCACAGGAAATTAACGTAATGCAGTAGTGGCTTCCTTACTGTTAGTACTACTCACTGGAAACTCCGACGCTATTACTATCAAGCACACACGCATAGAACATCTCCAGCGGTCCCACCAATAATCGGCGAAGATAGGCGCAGAAGGGAGG encodes the following:
- the LOC117857107 gene encoding probable phytol kinase 2, chloroplastic, with translation MLSLGAQVSPLPSSPPHAPLLYSRPSSPSPTAPAAVAGAASAPRSLCFLGRSRSRSRFAAELTRRPTMAAAISLEAGSGLAHDLGSAAVTAGVALALLKFYEELAKRGVFEEKLSRKLVHISVGLVFLLFWPLFSSGTYAPFLAALAPGVNIIRMFLLGIGLMKNEAMVKSMSRSGDYRELLKGPLYYATTITFATSVLWRSSPIAIALVCNLCAGDGIADVVGRHLGKEKLPYNPNKSYAGSIAMAVAGFLASVGYMHYFHTFGFIEETWYMALGFLVVSIAAALVESHPISTELDDNLTVPLTSFLVGSLIF